GCAGCATATAGCCGCCAAGATCGGAGACCTCGAAAAATCTCTAGAGAATATAAAACAGATAACACAGAACGTTCAGGAGAGACCATCGGAGCGACAATTGGATTTGTCTCCAGCCTTTGACGATCATATTAAGACATTAGTGCAAGTGCAAGATCTGTTGGAGGGCACTTCTGACAAATTACAAGAATTACCTAGGTAACGTTTTGTACAGCCCTGGTGAGAATATGTTCTAGAATTCttcacataatataaaatgccttttaacatttttatataaattttataaattaaaaaaaaatttctcagattttgTAGAAATTGGAACGCTTTTCAAAAATGctaacaataagaaaattattttaaaaaatctgaaaaatatttataatatatctctttttcaaaaataatatctaaaatactCCAATAAGAATATTTAgcttcataataaaaaaaaactttttttaataaatatgaaaaaatctacatcttttccagaaatttttatatatgtgagAACTttgatatacataaaaatttcttgttcttaacaatttttaaagaaatactataaaatctaaaaaatatgaaaatctaCAGTTTTCTAGAAAAACTTTTACAACATGTGAATTCTgatatattctattatttttcattttataatttctgaagcAAACTTaaagtctgaaaaaaatttgtcacaaatctttataaattaaaagaataataaaataaaaaattcttaaaaataatatgagatATTATGAGAACAATTTTTGCCAGGATGATGTTCTTGATATCAGTTTTGACATTCTCCTTCAGAAATAAGACCATGTAACATCCTTAACACTTTGATGCTAATTGTCGCTTTACGATGTAGGATAAAAGAAGTACAAGCGCTTCACAACGAAACGCAAGCTATGCTGCAGGAAACTAAACACGCGTTGAAAGATATCGTTACACGGGGTATCGATGATATTGGGGATAGAATAATAGAAGGCAAAGAAGAAATAAAGGACTCGGTGACAGCGTTAAGGTAAattctaattgttatttaatgGAATGATAAACGTTAAATGTAGTtacctttttttcttcttttattggatactaaattttattaaacggaCAAGAATTGAAATTAGAGAACTATATCTAGCGTTAAATATCTAGATATATATCGCATAATCCTTTCTTTTAATTCTTGAGTTTTTTTAACAGGATGGACCTGGCTAACAATGCAGATCGCGTTAACCAGGAATTACAGAATCTGGAAAAGGGTCAGTCCGTGATGGTTTCTATGGCAGATCATGTGCTGGACACGAAGAAGAGGGTGGAGTATGGTGTACATCAGATCCTGCTAGAAGTGGGCGATTTGGTAAAGACTCAAGGTGTTAATATTAACAGCACTCTTAGTCAAAGATTCGATGGAATCTCGAATGATATCATGGACAACCAAAATGGTGCGTTGGCAAACCTTACCAGCAAGATGGAACTGGAAATGAACAAAGTAAAAATTTGTTACTTATTGATTGATGTGACCACTGTCAGAATTTGTTGTTACACTGCTTTTATTGCAGGTTTGGCGACAGATTAATGTGATGTACCAACAGATGACAGAAAGCGCTCGAGCTTTAGATAAGCTGCACCAACAGAATGAAGCCTATGTTAGTGGCACCACATCTACTATGGGTGGAATGGAGAATAAGGTAATAATTAAGATATGATGAAATAGGGACGGAGTTTTTTGACTTTTCTGGGTACCTGAGTGCAATATCTCATTCAAACGGGAGGAAGAGAGATAATTTCAATAAcccaagtattttattttatttttttgttggatGTGTTGTAGCATACAACCTGAGAGTATCCTAATCAAAtactgttttttattaaatcactttgaatttttttaaatttgttaaaaatttacatattttttaaatatgtactcCAAATTCTGGGTGTAAAATTTCACACTCACGGGAGCTTTAGGAAAGCTCCAtaccttttaaaaaaaagtttccatCTATGTGATAAAACATACATTTAGACCAGGGTTTTTCAATCTACcgtaaaaattttagagaggtttaaaaaaaatgaaaacaaaaataaaaatgcaagtaacctacaaagtaaaaaatatttttaaaattgggAAAATGATCTAAATTACATTGTTTACtcttatttatatcaaaatataatattatttaataaaattattttaaaaatgataatataaaaagtaacataaaattattagaacttaactttttataaataataatagaggagaagagggttaggctactgtcgacaatatggttacccctattatctccgttattaggtgacattctaacaattgcttatggaattatacagtatataatatatttgtcacCTATGAGATactattattgatattttttaaaagtggtTGTCCCAGTAGCCTAGTTTATGGTGAATCATATGATCTTTTCAATACTCAGGTAGCAATGAGTATTAACTCTCAATTTGAAAGTTTATTTAGGGGATTAACGTTTATTTGAATATCATTTCGGACACTATAGTTAAGTATATTTTTCGTAAGGATATCTATATTGTTgctgttaattataattaatatatagaaaCGAAAGCAATAGTTTTTGGATAGTTAGAAAAACGAACGCAATAGCTtgaatttgaattatataataaaagtgtttctattttttttctacgtgcTCTACAAGTGAAGTATTTCACTTAAAGAGGTTATTAAAAGAACGGTGccattttttacaacaaatttagaaaaaaggACAAATTCTTTCTTGAACAACGATTCTCTATCATGTTTTAGGCGCCTTGCTACATACAATATCTTGGATATGTTTCTATGTGCTCtagcttaattttataaaaactttttaaaattaaactaaatgtTCTTCtcattttacttaaatattcaattacttAAAAGGTCGTATAAGTCATCAATAGAATAGACTTATTGATGAGTATACTATTACAAAAAATGCGTTAACAATATCTCATAGGTAACATATGTAAATCTATTAAAAGCATATACATGTATTAGTGTCATACGATCCTGAGTGTCAATCAGCGGACGCTCGCGCGGAGCAGTGAGGTAAGAGATCAAGTTCTATTGTAAATGAGATAttgcaaaactttttttgtaatattatttcactaatgttgcaacaatattcaCAACAatgttgtgaaaaataatgttatatacagggtgtcaggtaacgatcgcccgtggtttcgtggattgatagatcaagtaaaactgagcagaaaagtcctttaccattttttaatatttgccatagctaacgaaataaaaattaataaagtctgcgaataagcgcgtatcaccgcgcgcaaggactgCTCGCCGGTcaccgagacgtaggcagccgcggctgtaggcgcggcgctgtgcggtgaggagggaaaaacagctactgcttttccttcctcaccgcacagcgccgcgcctacagccgcggctgcctacgtctcggtgACCGGCGAGcagtccttgcgcgcggtgatacgcgcttattcgcagactttattaatttttatttcgttagctatggcaaatattaaaaaatggtaaaggacttttctgctcagttttacttgatctatcaatccacgaaaccacgggcgatcgttacctgacaccctgtatatgcttATCTGCTGATAGTGTGTGCTACCGCCACCAGATAGacgtaataaaattttcgtaattaaaatttacataatataatataaaataaaagatgcaaaacattattacattgttcacattttattgaaataatttattaaaggaGAGAACTCCTAAAATTgttcaaagataaataaaatatagttaaatttttagggCTTCTTTCATTAATCTTTCTTTAACTAAACCGATTAGTCCtattaaaattgacaaattgcGTTTGTTATTTTACATAACACGTAATACGATTGATCAATTCCAATGACAAAACCGGTTGATTAGTGTAACGAAGTTTGGTGAAAGATGTCCttagtttttctaaaatataagaGACAGACGGATAGTTTAGTGTTTATTCTAAATCTAATGtccatattattctattcaaaatttACTTGCTGTTACGCAACTCTTAAATATTTTCCACGAAACTAAATTGattgattatttgaaattttgcagGTAGGCGAGATAACGAAACGTATGATGGAAGTGGATGAGAATTTGAATTATCTGCTCGGTCGCCTATCATTGGTAACCCAAGAATTCAATCAGATTAAGACAGGGTTAGGAAATGCACTGGACAACATCAAGGCTTCGTTCAAAATAGTTCAGGAAAAGGCATTGGATGTAACTCATCCGGGTCCCCATCCACTCCCGGAAAACTATAAGAACCCAAATGAATCCGAGACTAGAAAGCCAGATGGTAAGCTTCCGTCAAACTTCAGAAGTCACGTCACCGATGTACCCTTTAATTGATGTTGAGTAAACAGACGTTTGAAAATTGATTAGTTGTGGTTATTTACTaagacaatataaaattttgtaagcattaaaagttttttcttgtaattttttttacgattccTTACACGTACccaaattaaagtttaagtatTTGCCATTGTTCTGTTTATTTCTTTACTACACAAACTGTTTGTTTTAGTTGTGACTGTAAAGTAAGCCATTTGACTCTTGAGATCATCAGGCTTGGGCTAAATCTCAGTCAGCAGAAGATAGCAATCTTCATCTTTAGCAAATTAATATCTGCCACTGTTCATCGTTACATTTCATCATCATTATAATCATCAGAATGTAATATACTTTGGAAAATCTTCAAATAGGAAAagattaccgacacattacttTATTTTTGCCCACATAGCACATGGACGTCCATTGAACCTCAATTTGTCCGCCACCAATATTTATGGAATGTCCGTATTTGTCTTTGTATATCCATTGGATGtccatacatacatacatacatacatatatatatatatatatatatatatattccatgtCTAATGCCCGGTTTATAAAACATACTGTAGATATTTGCTAATCAAATGCGGATATCCAAAAGATATCCGTGGAACAATCGAACATCCGAAAACGTCCAAAGAACATTCTCTGGACGAAAATACAATACATCTAATAAATGCTTAAAAGAGttatagtattttatatttagtgGCATAAGTTGATACAAACGTTTTATCTGTTACAAAAAGATGGAATGATTCTTGTATTGACTTGTGTAGCAAAATAAAAAGCACTCATAATAAATaagcattaattttattacaaatcaataacttttatttaagacataacatttatatataacataatgcgtatattatttttacttatgtGCACTCAAAAGCAAATAGATAAGTCTttacaatattcaaataaaaaaagtattttttttaaagaaaaataaaaaatataatacttttcttgaaattattacggccaattttcataatttacacGAAAGTCAGATATTGTTccatattttttcaagtatatgACACAAGTGCATTTTAATAAGAGTCGAAATAAGTGTAGTGTTTGTAGCTTCCAGAAAATGTCTTTGAACTACATCTGAAAATTAAAACAAGTTGTCTGTCTAAATGTATactgatttaaataataaaacttcaaaatgTACTTATCGAGTATTTGTTTCAACTATTTAGTGCTAAATGTATTTTACCCTTAACAAGCTGATGTCAAAACCCTGAAGTTCCTCAATTCTCGTATA
This genomic window from Solenopsis invicta isolate M01_SB chromosome 13, UNIL_Sinv_3.0, whole genome shotgun sequence contains:
- the LOC105197033 gene encoding centromere-associated protein E, which encodes MKKTENCIIVHHQRNPFDQLNAVRQDKLCKVQIPVLSTNNIKTMKLPVLLTLLYCFCIDVSYTREITHEDIKDAMLSLVHMMRENTEKLERHEARERQLGEQLKKTITILTKRVSVVDSLKLQLTKIEERISGIEHLITQKDERERIQMQKTVDSLEDLENRLETWLTNIENKIGEINNRTEATSVPDSSLPDILNKLSGIENNLMGEVTRYKEGLHNNVAKLNRESVMLTEKTHTIFSEVQHIAAKIGDLEKSLENIKQITQNVQERPSERQLDLSPAFDDHIKTLVQVQDLLEGTSDKLQELPRIKEVQALHNETQAMLQETKHALKDIVTRGIDDIGDRIIEGKEEIKDSVTALRMDLANNADRVNQELQNLEKGQSVMVSMADHVLDTKKRVEYGVHQILLEVGDLVKTQGVNINSTLSQRFDGISNDIMDNQNGALANLTSKMELEMNKVWRQINVMYQQMTESARALDKLHQQNEAYVSGTTSTMGGMENKVGEITKRMMEVDENLNYLLGRLSLVTQEFNQIKTGLGNALDNIKASFKIVQEKALDVTHPGPHPLPENYKNPNESETRKPDGKLPSNFRSHVTDVPFN